The following are encoded in a window of Thunnus albacares chromosome 9, fThuAlb1.1, whole genome shotgun sequence genomic DNA:
- the LOC122989558 gene encoding nuclear receptor 2C2-associated protein — translation MASSLICSETQSRVSSVLNRDVKQYGKKYMFDCNEETCWNSDQGECQWVTLEFPQAVRVSQLKVQFQGGFSSKTCRLEGYLKDGDFTVISDFYPEDNNSLQSFPIQEAPAVDKLKIMFENSADFFGRIIVYSLDVLGEKAS, via the exons ATGGCTTCTTCTCTGATTTGTAGCGAAACTCAAAGCAG GGTGAGTTCAGTTCTGAACAGAGATGTGAAGCAGTATGGGAAGAAGTACATGTTTGACTGCAATGAAGAGACATGCTGGAACTCAGACCAG GGTGAATGTCAATGGGTGACTCTGGAGTTCCCCCAGGCTGTCAGGGTGTCCCAGTTAAAGGTCCAGTTCCAAGGAGGCTTCTCATCCAAAACATGCAGACTAGAAG GTTATCTCAAAGATGGAGATTTTACAGTGATCAGCGATTTTTACCCAGAGGACAACAACTCCCTTCAG AGCTTTCCCATACAGGAGGCCCCTGCAGtggataaattaaaaataatgtttgagAATAGTGCTGACTTTTTTGGGAGAATAATTGTTTATTCCTTGGATGTCCTGGGGGAAAAGGCctcatga
- the rfxank gene encoding DNA-binding protein RFXANK: MEARGDEVADGQHILSSNAGSSESRDERSNENMDVDEDGLFNHSTTLTNKQRGNEVTVRPATLDSLSIHQLAAQGEVSQVAAHLSKDSSLLSKQDERGFTPLMWAAAFGEKAVVDFLLEKGADPKTIARERESALTLASSGGYVDIVESLLKHGVDINTYDWNGGTPLLYAVRGNHIKCVEALLAKGADMTIESDSGYSPMALAVALGHKKIQKVLEDHILKLYKPTT; the protein is encoded by the exons ATGGAGGCCAGAGGTGATGAGGTTGCAGATGGCCAACATATTTTGTCATCTAACGCTGGTTCCTCCGAGTCCAGAGATGAGAGGTCCAATG AGAACATGGATGTGGATGAAGATGGTTTATTCAATCACTCCACCACTCTGACCAACAAGCAGCGTGGGAATGAGGTTACAGTACGCCCAGCAACGTTAGACT CTCTGTCCATACATCAGCTTGCAGCTCAGGGCGAGGTCTCACAAGTGGCTGCACACCTGAGTAAAG ACAGTTCACTTCTCAGCAAACAGGATGAACGGGGCTTCACGCCTCTCATGTGGGCAGCAGCGTTTGGAGAGAAAGCAGTGGTGGATTTTCTCTTGGAAAAG GGCGCAGATCCCAAAACTATTGCAAGGGAGCGAGAAAGTGCCCTGACACTGGCCAGCTCTGGAGGATATGTGGATATTGTTGAGTCTCTTCTCAAACACGGAGTAGATATTAACACCTATGACTGG AATGGGGGAACTCCTCTTCTATACGCTGTACGAGGAAACCATATCAAATGTGTAGAGGCACTCTTAG CCAAAGGGGCAGACATGACCATTGAGTCCGACTCTGGGTACAGTCCAATGGCCTTAGCTGTTGCCCTTGGACACAAAAAGA TTCAGAAAGTGCTGGAGGACCATATTCTCAAACTCTACAAACCAACAACATGA
- the borcs8 gene encoding BLOC-1-related complex subunit 8 isoform X2 translates to MEDQEMQLKVRRVTDKFTESMYVLANEPSVALYRLQEHVRRSLPELVQHKTDMQSWEEQSQGAIYSVEYACSAVKSMTNSSLYFKNIDGLLRQAISMKEQISSSQGRRKRTMDSGMLKEGGEKHNSGM, encoded by the exons ATGGAGGACCAGGAAATGCAGCTGAAAGTCAGACGAG tgaCTGACAAATTCACGGAGAGTATGTACGTCCTGGCTAACGAGCCGTCAGTGGCTCTCTACAGACTGCAGGAACACGTCAGGAGGTCGCTGCCTGAGCTGGTGCAGCACAAG acagacatgcagagCTGGGAGGAGCAGAGTCAAGGAGCCATCTACAGTGTAGAATATGCCTGCAG TGCTGTGAAGAGCATGACGAACAGCAGCTTGTATTTCAAAAACATTGACGGCCTTCTCCGTCAAGCTATCAGCATGAAGGAACAGATTAGCAGCTCTCAAGGACGCAG GAAGAGGACTATGGACTCAGGCATGCTAAAGGAAGGGGGAGAAAAGCACAACTCTGGGATGTGA
- the borcs8 gene encoding BLOC-1-related complex subunit 8 isoform X1, with product MEDQEMQLKVRRVTDKFTESMYVLANEPSVALYRLQEHVRRSLPELVQHKTDMQSWEEQSQGAIYSVEYACSAVKSMTNSSLYFKNIDGLLRQAISMKEQISSSQGRSLHDVTPSPSPLVSAPHAPSTSS from the exons ATGGAGGACCAGGAAATGCAGCTGAAAGTCAGACGAG tgaCTGACAAATTCACGGAGAGTATGTACGTCCTGGCTAACGAGCCGTCAGTGGCTCTCTACAGACTGCAGGAACACGTCAGGAGGTCGCTGCCTGAGCTGGTGCAGCACAAG acagacatgcagagCTGGGAGGAGCAGAGTCAAGGAGCCATCTACAGTGTAGAATATGCCTGCAG TGCTGTGAAGAGCATGACGAACAGCAGCTTGTATTTCAAAAACATTGACGGCCTTCTCCGTCAAGCTATCAGCATGAAGGAACAGATTAGCAGCTCTCAAGGACGCAG TTTACATGATGTGACCCCCTCTCCCAGTCCCCTTGTCTCTGCTCCTCATGCCCCGTCCACTTCCTCATGA